The following are encoded in a window of Pseudomonas multiresinivorans genomic DNA:
- the fleN gene encoding flagellar synthesis regulator FleN produces the protein MGMHPVQVIAVTGGKGGVGKTNVSVNLSLALADLGRRVMLLDADLGLANVDVLLGLSPKRTLADVIEGECDLRDVILQGPGGIRIVPAASGTQSMVHLTPMQHAGLIQAFSDISDNIDVLVVDTAAGIGDSVVSFVRAAQEVLLVVCDEPTSITDAYALIKLLNRDYGMTRFRVLANMAHSPQEGRNLFAKLTKVTDRFLDVALQYVGAIPYDESVRKAVQKQRSVYEAFPRSKASLAFRAVAQKVDSWPLPANPRGHLEFFVERLVQHPTGSAV, from the coding sequence ATGGGCATGCATCCCGTTCAGGTAATCGCAGTCACCGGTGGCAAGGGTGGCGTGGGCAAGACCAACGTGTCGGTGAATCTGTCGCTGGCGCTGGCCGATCTTGGTCGCCGCGTCATGCTGCTGGACGCCGACCTTGGCCTGGCCAACGTCGACGTGCTGCTGGGCCTGTCGCCCAAGCGCACGCTGGCCGACGTGATCGAAGGCGAATGCGACCTGCGCGACGTGATCCTCCAGGGGCCCGGCGGCATCCGCATCGTCCCGGCGGCCTCGGGCACCCAGAGCATGGTGCACCTCACGCCGATGCAGCATGCCGGCCTGATCCAGGCTTTCAGCGACATCAGCGACAACATCGACGTGCTGGTGGTGGACACCGCTGCCGGCATCGGCGACTCGGTGGTGAGCTTCGTCCGCGCGGCCCAGGAAGTACTGCTGGTCGTCTGTGATGAACCCACGTCCATCACCGATGCCTATGCTTTGATCAAGCTGCTCAACCGCGACTACGGCATGACCCGTTTCCGCGTGCTGGCGAACATGGCGCACAGCCCCCAGGAAGGCCGCAACCTGTTCGCCAAGCTGACCAAGGTCACCGACCGCTTCCTGGACGTGGCGCTGCAGTATGTCGGCGCCATTCCCTATGACGAGTCGGTGCGCAAGGCCGTGCAGAAGCAGCGTTCGGTGTATGAGGCGTTCCCGCGCAGCAAGGCTTCCCTGGCCTTCCGTGCGGTGGCGCAGAAGGTCGACAGCTGGCCGCTGCCGGCCAACCCACGAGGGCACCTGGAGTTCTTCGTCGAGCGCCTGGTGCAACATCCCACGGGTTCGGCCGTATGA
- the flhF gene encoding flagellar biosynthesis protein FlhF encodes MQVKRFFAADMRQAMKLVRDELGPDASIIGNRRVAGGVELTAALDYQAPVAASKPNPALEAELRKTQAKIAQAKADLSAPARATDGVRKDRQMYGTEAPRRSAAETLAEAMAAPAAPTPAAAGQQALEAMRFELNGLRELIEVQLGSIAWNQLQNQRPKQANLWRRLQRMGLPADLSRSLLERVATIADPKQAWRMLLAHLARSINTPETDLLEQGGVIALVGPAGMGKTTTLAKLAARYVLKYGAQSIALVSMDSFRIGAQEQIKTLGRILNVPVTLVDPGQSLIQAMAPLARKRLVLIDTAGLPANDPALRMQLEALSSLSLNVKNYLVLAATSQSQVLKSAWQNYRSCGLAGCILTKLDEAGSLGEALALAISQHLPVAYLADGPKIPDDLHVARAHQLVSRAVSLQSPEEPSEDAMADMFAGLYQQPVRRAS; translated from the coding sequence ATGCAGGTAAAACGCTTCTTCGCCGCCGATATGCGTCAGGCCATGAAACTGGTCCGTGACGAGCTGGGCCCGGACGCCTCGATCATCGGCAACCGCCGTGTCGCCGGCGGCGTGGAGCTGACCGCCGCGCTGGATTACCAGGCGCCGGTGGCCGCCAGCAAGCCGAACCCGGCACTGGAAGCCGAGCTGCGCAAGACCCAGGCGAAGATCGCCCAGGCCAAGGCGGACCTGTCGGCCCCGGCTCGCGCAACCGATGGCGTGCGCAAGGACCGTCAAATGTACGGCACCGAAGCGCCGCGCCGCAGCGCCGCCGAGACCCTGGCCGAAGCCATGGCCGCACCGGCTGCCCCGACGCCGGCTGCCGCCGGCCAGCAGGCGCTGGAAGCCATGCGCTTCGAGCTCAACGGCCTGCGTGAACTGATTGAAGTGCAGCTGGGCTCCATCGCCTGGAACCAGCTGCAGAACCAGCGCCCGAAGCAGGCCAACCTGTGGCGTCGCCTGCAGCGCATGGGCCTGCCGGCTGACCTGTCGCGCAGCCTGCTGGAGCGCGTAGCCACCATCGCCGATCCGAAGCAGGCCTGGCGTATGCTGCTGGCGCACCTGGCTCGCTCGATCAACACCCCGGAAACCGACCTGCTGGAGCAGGGCGGCGTGATCGCCCTGGTCGGCCCGGCCGGCATGGGCAAGACCACCACCCTGGCCAAGCTGGCTGCCCGCTACGTACTCAAATACGGCGCGCAGAGCATCGCCCTGGTGTCCATGGACAGCTTCCGCATCGGCGCCCAGGAGCAGATCAAGACCCTGGGCCGTATCCTCAATGTGCCGGTGACCCTGGTCGATCCTGGCCAGTCGCTGATCCAGGCCATGGCGCCGCTGGCGCGCAAGCGTCTGGTGCTGATCGACACCGCCGGCCTGCCGGCCAACGATCCGGCGCTGCGCATGCAGCTCGAAGCGCTGTCGTCGCTGAGCCTGAACGTGAAGAATTACCTCGTGCTGGCCGCGACCAGCCAGAGCCAGGTGCTCAAGTCCGCCTGGCAGAACTATCGTTCCTGTGGGCTGGCCGGGTGCATCCTGACCAAGCTGGACGAAGCGGGAAGCCTCGGCGAAGCTCTGGCTCTGGCTATCAGCCAGCATCTCCCGGTAGCCTATCTGGCTGACGGGCCGAAGATCCCGGATGACCTGCATGTGGCACGCGCGCACCAACTGGTCAGCCGTGCGGTGAGCCTGCAGTCGCCGGAAGAGCCCAGCGAGGACGCCATGGCCGACATGTTCGCCGGCCTTTACCAGCAGCCGGTGCGTCGCGCCAGCTGA
- the flhA gene encoding flagellar biosynthesis protein FlhA: protein MDRTQLIGTVRSNLVGLSRGNLGVPLLLLAMLAMMTLPIPPFLLDVLFTFNIALSIVVLLVSVYALRPLDFAVFPTILLVATLLRLALNVASTRVVLLHGHDGHAAAGKVIQAFGEVVIGGNYVVGIVVFAILMIINFVVVTKGAGRISEVSARFTLDAMPGKQMAIDADLNAGLIEQAEAKKRRAEVAQEADFYGSMDGASKFVRGDAVAGLLILFINLIGGVAIGVIQHSMSFGDAGKVYALLTIGDGLVAQLPSLLLSTAAAIMVTRVSSSEDMGAQVNRQMFASPKALAISAAILIAMGLVPGMPHVSFVGLGALAAGGAWMIWNRQRKASQKAEQEAQTQQELLPAQRAEQTKELGWDDVTPVDMVGLEVGYRLIPLVDRNQGGQLLARIKGVRKKLSQDLGFLMPSVHIRDNLDLLPNAYRLTLMGVSVAEAEIYPDRDLAINPGQVFGTLNGIAGKDPAFGLEAVWIEASQRDQAQSLGYTVVDASTVVATHLNQVLHKHAHELLGHEEVQQLMQLLAKTSPKLAEELVPGLISLSTLLKVLQALLQEQVPVRDIRTIAEAIANVAAKSQDPAAMVAAVRVALARAIVQTIVGLEPELPVITLEPRLEQILLNSLQKAGQGSEDGMLLEPGMAEKLQRSMVEAAQRQEMLGKPAILLVAGPIRAMMSRFARMAVPTMNVLAYQEIPDNKQVTIVATVGQN, encoded by the coding sequence GTGGATCGTACGCAACTGATCGGCACTGTTCGCAGCAACCTGGTAGGGCTCAGCCGAGGCAACCTCGGCGTGCCGCTGCTGCTGCTGGCGATGCTGGCGATGATGACCCTGCCCATTCCGCCGTTCCTGCTGGATGTGCTGTTCACCTTCAATATCGCCCTGTCCATCGTGGTCCTGCTGGTCAGCGTGTACGCCCTGCGCCCGCTGGACTTCGCCGTGTTCCCGACCATCCTGCTGGTCGCCACCCTGCTGCGCCTGGCGCTGAACGTCGCGTCCACCCGCGTCGTGCTGCTGCACGGCCACGACGGTCACGCGGCCGCGGGCAAGGTGATCCAGGCCTTCGGCGAGGTGGTGATCGGCGGCAACTACGTCGTCGGCATCGTGGTCTTCGCGATCCTCATGATCATCAACTTCGTGGTGGTCACCAAGGGTGCCGGGCGTATCTCCGAGGTGAGCGCGCGTTTCACCCTCGATGCCATGCCCGGCAAGCAGATGGCCATCGACGCCGACCTCAACGCCGGCCTGATCGAGCAGGCGGAAGCCAAGAAGCGCCGCGCCGAAGTGGCCCAGGAAGCCGACTTCTACGGCTCCATGGACGGTGCCAGCAAGTTCGTCCGCGGTGACGCCGTTGCCGGCCTGCTGATTCTTTTCATCAACCTCATCGGTGGCGTGGCCATCGGCGTGATCCAGCACTCGATGAGCTTCGGCGATGCCGGCAAGGTCTACGCCCTGCTGACCATCGGTGACGGTCTGGTGGCGCAGTTGCCCTCGCTGCTGCTGTCCACCGCCGCCGCGATCATGGTGACCCGTGTGTCCAGCTCCGAGGACATGGGGGCCCAGGTCAACCGCCAGATGTTCGCCTCGCCCAAGGCGCTGGCCATCTCTGCCGCCATCCTCATCGCCATGGGCCTGGTGCCCGGCATGCCGCACGTTTCCTTCGTCGGCCTGGGCGCTCTGGCTGCCGGTGGCGCCTGGATGATCTGGAACCGACAGCGCAAGGCCAGCCAGAAGGCCGAGCAGGAAGCCCAGACCCAGCAGGAACTGCTGCCCGCCCAGCGCGCCGAGCAGACCAAGGAACTGGGCTGGGATGACGTGACTCCTGTCGACATGGTCGGCCTGGAAGTGGGCTACCGCCTGATTCCGCTGGTGGACCGCAACCAGGGCGGCCAGCTGCTGGCGCGGATCAAGGGCGTGCGCAAGAAGCTGTCCCAGGACCTGGGCTTCCTGATGCCGTCGGTGCATATCCGCGACAACCTCGACCTGCTGCCCAATGCCTATCGCCTGACGCTGATGGGCGTCAGCGTGGCCGAGGCCGAGATCTACCCGGACCGCGACCTGGCGATCAACCCCGGCCAGGTGTTCGGCACCCTCAACGGCATCGCTGGCAAGGACCCGGCCTTCGGCCTGGAAGCCGTCTGGATCGAAGCCTCGCAGCGCGACCAGGCGCAGTCCCTGGGCTACACCGTGGTGGATGCCAGCACCGTGGTTGCTACCCACCTGAACCAGGTGCTGCACAAGCATGCCCACGAGCTGCTCGGCCACGAGGAAGTCCAGCAGCTGATGCAACTGCTGGCCAAGACCTCGCCCAAGCTCGCCGAGGAGCTGGTGCCGGGGCTGATTTCCCTGTCGACCCTGCTCAAGGTGCTTCAGGCGCTGCTGCAGGAGCAGGTGCCGGTACGCGATATCCGCACCATCGCCGAGGCCATCGCCAACGTGGCGGCGAAGAGTCAAGATCCCGCCGCGATGGTGGCGGCGGTTCGCGTCGCGCTGGCCCGCGCAATCGTGCAAACCATTGTGGGACTAGAGCCGGAGCTGCCTGTGATCACTCTGGAACCCAGGTTGGAACAGATATTGCTCAATAGTCTTCAGAAGGCCGGACAGGGCTCCGAAGACGGCATGTTGCTGGAACCCGGAATGGCCGAAAAGCTGCAACGCTCGATGGTTGAAGCGGCGCAGCGTCAGGAGATGCTCGGCAAGCCGGCGATTCTGCTGGTGGCAGGTCCCATCCGCGCGATGATGTCGCGATTCGCCCGGATGGCGGTTCCCACCATGAATGTGCTGGCTTACCAGGAAATCCCGGACAACAAACAAGTCACGATTGTCGCCACTGTTGGGCAGAACTGA
- a CDS encoding TPM domain-containing protein, whose protein sequence is MRAWILGFLCLFLLSGAPLTQAVQADRAAASVDVADALQEQAPAAVAVPRLESPVTDLTGTLDSDWVASMRQRLLALQQRKGSQIAILMLPSTGEDSIEQYATRVFEQWRLGRKGVDDGVLVLVARDDRTMRIEVGYGLEGAIPDVSAARIIREYMVPSFRDGDFAGGIQQAVEVLERLIDGETLPEEHQQGGLTLEGWLLLIGLSAGAVAGIALRRRWFSVRAVLLASVALALLLAFSSGLKAAPTLLFVLPFCLFTGGGIGALAASSRKAAWVVCGIIGYLVALMLLASHFDGGDVALYGLAAPIGGTVALIFLCLPFFLAYGTWKRSGLEFCIRLALAGGIAGFVVYATGIPLWPWALPDSLALIPMLYVPMLVAFLAGGSSGSGSGSDSSSGGSSSSSGGGSSYSGGGGSSGGGGASGSW, encoded by the coding sequence ATGAGAGCCTGGATTCTCGGCTTCCTGTGCCTGTTCCTCCTGTCGGGCGCGCCGCTCACGCAGGCCGTCCAGGCTGATAGGGCTGCGGCCAGCGTAGATGTCGCCGACGCGCTGCAGGAGCAAGCGCCTGCCGCGGTGGCCGTGCCCCGGCTGGAGAGCCCGGTCACTGACCTCACCGGCACCCTGGATAGCGACTGGGTCGCCTCTATGCGCCAGCGCCTGCTGGCGCTGCAGCAGCGCAAGGGATCGCAGATTGCCATTCTGATGCTGCCCAGCACCGGCGAGGACAGCATCGAGCAGTACGCCACCCGCGTCTTCGAACAATGGCGCCTGGGGCGCAAGGGCGTGGACGATGGCGTGCTGGTGCTGGTAGCCAGGGACGACCGGACCATGCGCATCGAAGTCGGCTATGGGCTGGAAGGCGCGATTCCGGATGTCAGTGCCGCGCGGATCATCCGGGAATACATGGTTCCGTCCTTCCGCGACGGTGACTTCGCTGGCGGCATCCAGCAGGCGGTCGAGGTCCTGGAGCGTCTGATCGATGGCGAGACACTGCCGGAGGAACACCAGCAGGGCGGCCTGACGCTCGAGGGCTGGCTGCTGCTGATCGGCCTGAGCGCTGGTGCCGTGGCAGGCATTGCCTTGCGCAGGCGCTGGTTCAGCGTTCGCGCCGTGCTGCTCGCATCGGTGGCCCTGGCGCTATTGCTGGCCTTCAGTTCCGGATTGAAAGCCGCGCCGACGCTGCTCTTCGTCCTGCCGTTCTGCCTGTTCACCGGTGGCGGCATCGGCGCCCTGGCTGCCTCTTCGCGCAAGGCGGCCTGGGTGGTGTGCGGGATCATCGGTTACCTGGTGGCGCTGATGCTGCTCGCCTCGCATTTCGACGGGGGAGACGTCGCGCTCTATGGCCTGGCGGCGCCCATTGGCGGAACCGTCGCACTGATCTTCCTGTGTCTGCCGTTCTTCCTCGCCTACGGCACCTGGAAGCGCAGCGGGCTGGAATTCTGCATTCGCCTGGCGCTGGCCGGCGGCATCGCCGGGTTCGTTGTCTATGCGACAGGAATCCCGCTGTGGCCCTGGGCGCTTCCCGATTCGCTGGCGCTGATTCCGATGCTGTACGTGCCGATGCTGGTCGCCTTCCTGGCCGGCGGCAGCTCCGGTTCCGGGTCCGGCTCGGATTCGAGCTCCGGCGGCAGCAGTTCGTCCTCCGGCGGCGGCAGCAGTTACTCCGGCGGTGGCGGTTCCAGCGGTGGTGGCGGCGCTTCCGGAAGCTGGTGA